Genomic window (Desulforapulum autotrophicum HRM2):
TTTACTCCTTTATTATATTTTTCATGTAAAACGCTAAATCCATGATTTGTTCTGTTCAGAAACGTTTTACGCTTATACCGACAAAACCTTTTTAAGGTCAATACCATATTTTTCCATGGAGTTTCCCAGGGTGCCCCTGTTGATGTTCAAAAACGCGGCCGCCCTTGTCTCTTTGGCCCTTGTCTGTTGAAGAGTCTGGAGTTGTTGCAAAACCGAATTAATTTACTTGAAAAATCAGATATATCCGATAGAATAAGATTCCAACCCCATAATACCGACAAAAAAAGAAATCCAGGAGATATATGCCGGAAGATTCCAAGGATAAAATAGAATTAAACAGGCTCAAAAACCAGATCAAAAAACTCAGGATTGCTAAGGAAAAGGCGGAAATCAAGGCAACGCTTGCCCACACCGGAAAAATGGAGGCCCTCTACACCATGGCAGGAGGGATTGCCCACGATTTCAACAACATTCTGTCGGCCATATTTGCCTATTCCCAGTTGGCAATCAACCATATTTCCGACCCGGAAAGGGCAAAAATAGATATTCGGCAAATCCAGAAGGCCGGCCAGAAGGCTTCGGATTTCACGGGGCAGATAATGTCGTTTTCCAGACGAACAGGCTACAACAAAATCGCCATGCCAATTTCCAATGTGGTCAAAGAGGCCCTGGAACTGTTCAGTTCAACCAGCCCTGAAACCATTGAGATTGTGGACAGCATCCATTCCAGCGCCTTGATCATGGCCGACCCCACAAGCATCCACCAACTCATGCTCAACCTTTGCACCAACGCCTTCCATGCCATGGCAAAAACCAGAGGCGTCCTGACCGTGGTCCTGACGGAAAGGGCCATTACCACGCCCCCCCCCATGTTTGCCACCCTTCAGCCGGGAAACTATCTTGAACTTACCGTGTCCGACACGGGCCACGGCATGGATTTACAAACCATGGAGAGAATATTTGAACCCTATTTCACCACAAAGAAGACAGGCCAGGGAACAGGCTTTGGCCTTGCATTGGTCCACAGCATTGTAAAGGACCACGGGGGGGAGATCTTTGTTAAAAGTGAACCGGACAAAGGAACCCGGTTTCACCTTTTTTTTCCAATTATATGAATTTGCCGGCAAGGTTGGAGTCTATGACATAAATGCACACCTCGTTGGCTCCCTGCTCGGTGTAGTTGAATTTCACCATCATATTATTGATGAGAAACTCCACGTCACTCCGGATACGCTTGTCATAGGTTTTAAAGCCTTCCGTGTCATAATCCTTGATGGCGCTCCTGAAGTTCTCGTTTTCCAGGAAAGGTTCTAACACCCTTTTTTTAAGATTGTGCACATAGCGTTCATGCAGTGAGTTAAACAGCCGGGTATCGGTAATATCCTTGCCTTCAACCATCATTTCCACGCTCAGGGCGTTGGTGGTATACTCCTTGAGGACATCAATGCGCATGATCTCACGGCGCTGCTGATCTGCATTGGCGGCAAAGAGCCTGTTTTCTATACTTTCGAGGTAGGCGTTGGTGATGTCAAGGACCTCGCCTGTGAACAGGCACTTTGCCGTGGAGCCGATCTCAAAGTTCACGGCCGAGATGTAATTCTTGACGTCCAGGGCGATGCGATCCTCATTGTAGTAATAGAGAGATTCCTTGACCTGTTGGAGTACATTGTAATCGTACATTCGTAAAAGGGACTCAAGAAAACCAGCAGGGATCAGGCCCGCTCTCTCCTTCATGAGGTTGCGGAAGAACCGGCACAGTTCCGGCATGGTGATGAGGCTGTCTTCCTTTGCATGCATGGAATAGAACTGATCAAAGATGCGGATGGAATCCCGCCCTGAAAATCCGCTGCTCCCTTCGGTATTTGATTCCTCAATGATCCTGCGCCAGAGTTTGGCGGTCAGAGCCTTTCTGTCATCGTCCTGGAGCCACTGGGGAGGCGCTCCCGAATAAATCTCCATCTTGAGCAGCATGAGATTCGCATCGCAGTAGCGCCGGTACTTTGCCGGATCGCCGATCCATTCTAGCATCACGTCCGACTTTTCCTTGAGCCTTGAGCTGATCATTACCCTTGCAAAATTTTCCATGACCATGGGCAGAAAGCTGTCCATGACATGGCGGCCAAAGATGTTGGTCAGAACCTTGACCTCGGTCTCCACATCAAGGACATAGGGAATGTTGATATACTGAATCCGGTCGGAAAACGAAGGAAACTCCCTGATATTCTTCTTGTCTTCGGGATTCATCAACGCAAGAAACAACGAGTTGACGTTCTCCTCCAGATCTTCCACCTTGTGGATCGCCTCACTGATGATGTTATGAAGTTCGACCATGCGCTCGACGTTGTGGGACTTGATATCCATGAGGGCATAGACACCGTTGTTTGTCTTGGCAAATCTTGAATAGACGTAGTGGATGAGATTGCTGTCACGGAACAGGTTATTGATCCGGGTCTGGAGCATGGGGTTGGTGATCACGTTGTTTTTAAGGGGTTTATCCCCGGGGTTAAAGACGGATATGCCCTTGCCCATGCGTCGGCTGAAAAAGTAGGGTCGCGCATAAAGCATGTTGAACACCTCTTCAATGCTTCCGAGACGCTCAAAAAGGGCCTGGTAGATGGACGAACAGACGGTGCACGCCTCCTGGCTGAACACCCACTCATACTCTTTTTCAGTAAACAGCCGCCACTTGAACTCATCGTTTCGGATCAACTTGTCCAGCATCCCCCGGCGAAGGTGCTTGGGGATGATCAGCAAAGGATTGTCATGGGAAATGCAGGGAATCTCAAGACAGGCCTTGTCAACCCCGTGGTTCAGCTCATCCTCAACCGTCTGGTCGATCAGATCGGGATAGTGTCGTTCAAGGATGTGCACAAGCCTGTCAATGCTGCTGGTTCGTTCGGTCATACCCGGTTGGCCGAGTCGATTGACATCTATCCGCCACAGGGCCTCGTAACGCATACCCTCTTCGGTGTTGGCATAGGATTCAAATCTTTTCAAAAGGTTGTTCAAGAAGGTGCTCTTTCCACAACCGTGGGGGCCATGGAAGATGTAGATACGGTTCTGCTGGGCACCGTGGCGAAGCCCCTCCATGTGCTTCATCATGCGGTTGGCAAACAATCGGTCTGCAAAATAGGGATTTTCAGACCCTTCCACAAAAAGTTTTGAGCAGTCGTAATAGGTGAAGTTAACCTCTCCTGAATCATCGGGGACGTCGCTGTTTGCCACCTTGACGTGGGAGAACATCATATCATAGAACACCTGAAAAATATTTCGAATCACCCGGGCCGGCTGCTTTTCAATGAGATCCAGAAACTGGATAAAGGTGAGGGGCTTTCGCTTTTCATGGCGGGCACCATCCTGATTTAAAAAGGCAGCTGCAATTTCTGCAGGCGTCTCATCGCTTGCCATCCCAAGGGATTTTTTATCCATCTCCATTTACATCTCCTGTTTGTGGAGCTTGCGATTCTCCATGACATACATGAATCGTTTCCAGGTAAACCCCTCTTCTTCCTTGAGCAAATCCTTTGGCGCCACTGGGTCCCAGAAGTTGGCCGGTGCCTGGGGGGCAACGGCTGAACGGATGTACTCCCAGGTTTCAAGGCGCACAGGAGCGCCCCAGAGGAACTCAATACCGATCATGGTATTTTCGATAAAATCTGCCTTCAGGGGCTTGCCCTCAAACGAGTGGACCAGGTAAAGGTCCCCTTTCAGGGTTTTTTCATGGTCCACACAGATTCTGGGGGGATGGTAAAGGGTGTTGATAATCATCTCCTTGTACGCCTCGGCCTTTCTTGACTTTATATAGTACTCCACGCTCTTGCGCTCTCGGTTGATCCTTCGTCCCGACACAAAGAGTTTGTGACGATCCATGAATTCCTGGTCAATGTATCGGTTGATAAAGGTGAAATCACAAAAATTTTCCCTGATTTTAAAAATAATATCCCTGCCCGTGTGCCGTTCAAGGTCGAACTGTTTGCGCAGGACCTGGTCTTTGAGGGAAAAATAATCAAACGAATAGCACCCCCTGTCCTCCATCTCCCATATGTGATAAAAAAGCCTCATGCCCAGGGCGTAAGGATTAAGGCCCACCTTGGGCATGGCCGTGACCCCGGCATTAACCTTTGCAAAACTCACCTCATGGCCCTTAATTCTGTCATCGCCCATGAACAATGTCTCGTGCCACAGACTTGCCCACCCCTCGTTCATGATCTTGGTTCTGATCTGGGGCTGGAAAAACAGCGAGGTGTTGCGAACCACCTCAATAACCGACTTCATCCAGGTGTTTTCATCTTTTTTCAGGAACGTTGAATGTTCAAGGATGTACTGCATGACGTCGGGCCGGGGATTGTCCTTTGCCCCTTTCTTTTTCTGGTAAAGGGCCTCAAACTCAGGATACTTTAAAATAACATCGACAAAAAAGAGTTCGTCCGTGTAGGTGCCGCTTTTTTGCAGGGCATTGTAACGGTCGATCTCCTTTAAATAGGCGTTGGTTTTGGCCTTTTTCTCCTGCTGGAGAAAAACGTCAAAATAGTAATCAATGCGATCGACCCTGCGGGTTCGCGGAGTGATATTCTCAGCAACAGTGTCATGGTATCCAACAATGTTGTCAATTCCCCGGGCAAACTCGATGACATAGTCCACCCACCGCCCTTTTTCCGAACGATACCTTGCAATGAGCCGCTTGTCCGCAAGGGCCTGGCCTTCAAAATCATAGGACCAGGTGTGCTGGAAAAAAAGATTGTTCTGGAAGAAATCAATATGCCCGAGCACATGGTAAAAAATCATGACATTGAGCCAGTCAGGGTTGTTGTCGTTGTAGAAGGAGATGGCTGGCCTTGTGTTGATGACAGTTTCATAGGGATTATTCGGGTAGAGTTCGTATTTCCCCTTTTCAGAAAGCACCCTCACGTCGTGGACCCAGTAATCGTAAAGGGTAGGAATCATCACCTTGGGGCCAAGTTCAATAAGATCACGATTGGTGACGATGTACTCAAGGGTTTCATCGTCAAACACGAGTCCCTTGTCCCTTGCCCTTTTCTTGCACCCCTCCATGATCTGCTTCACATGCTGGTCAACGATTTCCATGGCATCTCCGCTGGAAGATAAATTAGGAGATCAGTTGTTTAATCCCCTGAATGATCCTTGCATCATCGGCATCCTCCTTGAGCGTGTCCATTTTAAAAAAAGCACTCTTTTTCTCAAGAAGACCCGATGCCCTGATATACTTTTCAACCTCGGTCTGGTTGGCCCGGGCGTATTGATGTTCCGCAATGGTGATTCCCACCCTTGCCGCATAGCCAAGCATCTTCTCAAGCTCAACCAGGGCATCTTTGCCGTCGGTGTCCCAGTCATCGCCGTCCGTGCCGTGGAATACGTAAATATTGTAGTCCCTGGCAAGGCTCTCCTGCTCGACGACCTCATTGACAAGCCGGTAGGCCGACACCACCTTTGTGCCTCCTGCCACCTTGTACGAGTAATATTTATAAAAATCGTCCACCTCCCGTGCCTCGGTGTCGTGGAGAATGAACCGTGTCAACACCTGGCGTTTATACTGGTATAAAAGCCAGGAATAAATCATCACATGCTGGGAGACAATGGTCTGGGTGGGCTTTCCCCCCATGGATCCCGAGTAGTCCCGGAGAAAAAACACCAGTGCCTGGGATTCGTAGGCCTTTTCCCGGGATAAAACCCTGTAGACCATATCCCTTGGCGAAATGAGAAAACCTGAGGTGTCAATTTTGTACGGGTCCGTCACCCGGCCAAGGGCGATATTGGTCTGAACGATACGCCTGAGCGTTGCCTTTTTATCAAGCACCTGGCCAAACCCCCGGTGCTTGTCCGTGAGTTCGTACACATAGCGTGCAAGGGTCCTTTTTTTGCCCTTATCCTTGAGGTTGGGAAGCTTGAACTCTTCGCTGAGAACCTTACCTAATTCATAGGCGTTGGACTCTATCTCATGTTCGCCGCCGCCACCCTCTCCGGGTCCCTCACCCCCGCCTTCTCCCTCAGCTTCGGGTCGAATGGGCTGCTCTCCGATCACCTCGCCCTCTTCTCCTTCTCCGGTGCCGCCCGTGGGTTCACCCTCTCCCTCCTGTTCCATGTTTATCTCATCGTGGACAAACTTTTCCTCAACGGTTGTCGGCACCACAACGACCCTGTCCCGGCTGCCCTGGCCGGGCTTTACAATGCGACCAATTCGGATCTTGGGCTTAAATCCGTCATCTTCGCGCTTTTTATCCCGTTCAAGGAGTTCGTCCAGAGTGATCATTTATTTATCATCCTCCTGGCTGCAAAAATACTCAATGGTTTTGGTGGAACAGGTCCTGCAGTAGCCCAGTTTCTCCATCATGGTGTTGATCATCCGGTCATGGAGCTTCTGGTTCTCCTCGTTGGTGCGGTTGGCAAGGGCGCCCACCAGACTGCCTGCACCTGCAATGTCGGATTTTAACCGAACGTCGGTGATGGCCTTGACAAGTTCAAGGTTGTCCATGAAATCATAATTGGGATCAATGGAAATCTTCTGGCCGTAAATCTTGCGAATGGAGTTGCGAAACGAGGCCCTCTGCTCTTCGGTCTTGAGCCCGAGCCGTTCTTCCACGTTCTTGATGTAGCGCTCGTCAATCTTCATGGCCTTGAGCTCCCCTGTCTGGGGGTCCTTGTACTTCCACATCAAGTCAGGACCGAGGTGCTCGGCATCCACACCAATGATCATGTTGATGTAGTTCATCACATCCTTTTTAATGGCCAGGGGCTCGTCCATGTAGGCGTTGAACATCTCGGTCATTATCCGCTCCCGGTAAAGCCCCCTTCCGATCTTGAGGTCATCCATGAATTTGGTTCGGTCCGAAGGATCGGTGACATAGTCGAGGACCACCCGCTCAAGGGTGTTGAAGATGTCCAGGGCAAACATGCAGTTGCCCTCGTTGGTTTCGCTGCTCTCTAACAGCAGCTGGATGGACCGGCCCAGGTTCCGCTGACCAAGGCCCTTCTGGCCAAACCGCTTGGTGATGTCGGTTCCCTGGTTCAGGGTGTCG
Coding sequences:
- a CDS encoding sensor histidine kinase, which encodes MPEDSKDKIELNRLKNQIKKLRIAKEKAEIKATLAHTGKMEALYTMAGGIAHDFNNILSAIFAYSQLAINHISDPERAKIDIRQIQKAGQKASDFTGQIMSFSRRTGYNKIAMPISNVVKEALELFSSTSPETIEIVDSIHSSALIMADPTSIHQLMLNLCTNAFHAMAKTRGVLTVVLTERAITTPPPMFATLQPGNYLELTVSDTGHGMDLQTMERIFEPYFTTKKTGQGTGFGLALVHSIVKDHGGEIFVKSEPDKGTRFHLFFPII
- a CDS encoding serine protein kinase PrkA; this translates as MEMDKKSLGMASDETPAEIAAAFLNQDGARHEKRKPLTFIQFLDLIEKQPARVIRNIFQVFYDMMFSHVKVANSDVPDDSGEVNFTYYDCSKLFVEGSENPYFADRLFANRMMKHMEGLRHGAQQNRIYIFHGPHGCGKSTFLNNLLKRFESYANTEEGMRYEALWRIDVNRLGQPGMTERTSSIDRLVHILERHYPDLIDQTVEDELNHGVDKACLEIPCISHDNPLLIIPKHLRRGMLDKLIRNDEFKWRLFTEKEYEWVFSQEACTVCSSIYQALFERLGSIEEVFNMLYARPYFFSRRMGKGISVFNPGDKPLKNNVITNPMLQTRINNLFRDSNLIHYVYSRFAKTNNGVYALMDIKSHNVERMVELHNIISEAIHKVEDLEENVNSLFLALMNPEDKKNIREFPSFSDRIQYINIPYVLDVETEVKVLTNIFGRHVMDSFLPMVMENFARVMISSRLKEKSDVMLEWIGDPAKYRRYCDANLMLLKMEIYSGAPPQWLQDDDRKALTAKLWRRIIEESNTEGSSGFSGRDSIRIFDQFYSMHAKEDSLITMPELCRFFRNLMKERAGLIPAGFLESLLRMYDYNVLQQVKESLYYYNEDRIALDVKNYISAVNFEIGSTAKCLFTGEVLDITNAYLESIENRLFAANADQQRREIMRIDVLKEYTTNALSVEMMVEGKDITDTRLFNSLHERYVHNLKKRVLEPFLENENFRSAIKDYDTEGFKTYDKRIRSDVEFLINNMMVKFNYTEQGANEVCIYVIDSNLAGKFI
- a CDS encoding SpoVR family protein, giving the protein MEIVDQHVKQIMEGCKKRARDKGLVFDDETLEYIVTNRDLIELGPKVMIPTLYDYWVHDVRVLSEKGKYELYPNNPYETVINTRPAISFYNDNNPDWLNVMIFYHVLGHIDFFQNNLFFQHTWSYDFEGQALADKRLIARYRSEKGRWVDYVIEFARGIDNIVGYHDTVAENITPRTRRVDRIDYYFDVFLQQEKKAKTNAYLKEIDRYNALQKSGTYTDELFFVDVILKYPEFEALYQKKKGAKDNPRPDVMQYILEHSTFLKKDENTWMKSVIEVVRNTSLFFQPQIRTKIMNEGWASLWHETLFMGDDRIKGHEVSFAKVNAGVTAMPKVGLNPYALGMRLFYHIWEMEDRGCYSFDYFSLKDQVLRKQFDLERHTGRDIIFKIRENFCDFTFINRYIDQEFMDRHKLFVSGRRINRERKSVEYYIKSRKAEAYKEMIINTLYHPPRICVDHEKTLKGDLYLVHSFEGKPLKADFIENTMIGIEFLWGAPVRLETWEYIRSAVAPQAPANFWDPVAPKDLLKEEEGFTWKRFMYVMENRKLHKQEM
- a CDS encoding DUF444 family protein, whose product is MITLDELLERDKKREDDGFKPKIRIGRIVKPGQGSRDRVVVVPTTVEEKFVHDEINMEQEGEGEPTGGTGEGEEGEVIGEQPIRPEAEGEGGGEGPGEGGGGEHEIESNAYELGKVLSEEFKLPNLKDKGKKRTLARYVYELTDKHRGFGQVLDKKATLRRIVQTNIALGRVTDPYKIDTSGFLISPRDMVYRVLSREKAYESQALVFFLRDYSGSMGGKPTQTIVSQHVMIYSWLLYQYKRQVLTRFILHDTEAREVDDFYKYYSYKVAGGTKVVSAYRLVNEVVEQESLARDYNIYVFHGTDGDDWDTDGKDALVELEKMLGYAARVGITIAEHQYARANQTEVEKYIRASGLLEKKSAFFKMDTLKEDADDARIIQGIKQLIS